Genomic DNA from Peribacillus simplex:
GATATTTTGGGGAAAACCAATTGCTGTGGGTATTAAAAAGTTACCATGATTTTGCAACTTGGCATTATTTAATGTAACAAAAACCATGAGTATTATAGATGGTAAAATTATTCTAGTTAGTTGAATAGTTAATTCTTGGACTTCTGTAGAAAAATTCGGAGCAAATATACTAACCAACTCTTTAGTAAACACCATTCCCAACACACAGATGATTAAGGAAACACATGTAGACACATTATAAACTACATTTAAAAACTTATTGGTTTCTTCTTTCGATTTACTATTAAGATAATCCGACATCACTGGGATAAAGGTAGTACCAAGAGCCACTATAACTACACTAGTCACTACCTCGACAATTGATTGTGCCATAATAAAGGCATCTGCCTTATATGTCGTACCAAAGGTAGCAGCCAAAATAACATCTCGGAAAAAGCCAAAAACTTTGCTTAACAAAGTAATACATGTGATTATTATAGCCGTAATTGCTATTTTATTAGACATTTTATTTTCTAAACTCCCAATTCCTCTTTAATTCAGCACTGAACTTAAAGCATGTACTACAATGAAAAGAAATCTTCCCCATTTTAGTTACCCTTTATTACCTGAATAATCTATGATATTCATATGATTCCAAGCAATTAAGTTTCATAACTTTATGTTCTTACAAATTTCTTTTATATTCTATATTTTTCTAGTTTTATATCTGTATAAATCATAGAATTTTAATATATAATATTTGCTTAATAACGCACTTTTAATAAGGTTCATTACTCCTCTTATTTTGAAACCTTTTTTATTCATTTCCAGTCCTTGATTAAATCGATATGAAGCCATATTAAATTTAGTGTTTTCACTATTTGTAGCTATTTTTTTTGATTCTAATTTCATTTTTTCTACGTCATTATTATTTTCTATTTTCCCTTGCCTATATAATTTTGATAATCCTCGCATATTCAAATATTGATTTAAAGCATTAGATCTGGATATGCTATTTTTTCTTATTCTATACAATAATGTACTTTTATTTATTTTGCCGATTTTAAAACCAAAATTTAAAGCTCTAAGAGAAAAATCATAATCCTCACAATAATTAATATCCCTATATCCAGATAAAGTGCTATATATTTCTTTCTTTAATAACCAAGTAGGATGGTTTGATATATTTAGTATTTCTAATGCATTTTTAACTTGTATATAATCTAACTCATTTTTCCTAGATTCATATAATTGATGACCATCTTCATCTATGTAAACTACATTAGAAAAGACAAAATCTAGACTATTCTCCTCTAAATACTTTTTTTGAGTTTCAAATCTTTCTTTTAATGATATATCGTCAGCATCCATTCTTGCTATATATTTTCCTTTGCAATGACTTAATGCATAGTTTAGACTTCCTACCAACCCTATATTTTCTTCATTTAATAATATTTGGATTCTACTGTCTTTAAGTTTATATGAAATAAGCAAATCTCTTAAACTAATATTTTCAGGATTATCAAGTACAATTATAAATTCGAAATTTGTATACGTTTGATTTAAAATAGAATCGATACTTTGAGTAACAATTTCAACATCCTCATTGTATGTGCTCATGATTACAGAAACCAGATCCACCAAATTCGCCTCCTTAAGCATCGGTAGTCGTATCAAATATATTTGTATTTAGTGCTGCTATAATTAAGATTTGAACATTTTTAAAAATGAATAAAAAAACACTTTTTAGTTGCCCATAAATAAGGGCTTTTTTGATCTTATTTAAATGTAGGCATAATAAAGACACTAATTATTCAATCTTTGCATAAACATTTTTTATCACATATATAAGTAGAATATAAAAGCTTTCAACCTCAATGCCATTAATCGACATATAACCAATAGCCATACAAAGAAATGGAAGCCATACAACTAGGCTTGGTTTTTTTTTGAAATTATTAACTTTTTCCATATTAAACAGTACACATACGTAAAAAGCAAACAAGATAGACCCAATAATCCCCCACGACACCAATAATTCCATAACAATATTATGTGCATAGATGTTAGTATCATGGCCAGTTCGAAGATAGTACTTTTGAATCCCAACACCAAATAGCATCTGAACAGGGTGAGATAGTAGAAAGTTAATATAGTGTTCTAAAATTACATCTCTATTACTAGTAAGTGACGATAAATCACTCGAAGTAGTAAACCTAGAAAATATTAGAGTTATATTATTTATAATTGTATTAAGATAAAATACACTAGAAGATGCTGCTATGGCTATCAAACCAAACAAAAATCTTCTATGCCTAGAATATTTCTCAAGTGATAAAACAGCACTCAATAGGTAAATAATCATCACAAAACAAAATACTATCATGAACATTCTCGATAAACTAGTAAAGCCGAAAAAAGTGAGAAAAATAAAAACTATCATCATTAAGGTTTTTAGGAGAATTTTTGTCTGCTTATTAACTAACGAGACCATACTAAATAATCCTACTAAAATATAGATAGAATAGTAATTAGCATCACCAGCACCACCACTGAATCGGTCAGACATACTTAATCGACTAAAGCTAGAAAAAGAACTACTTTTCAAGAACCCCACATAAATGCCATAAAGAGTTGATATGCATATTCCACTCACAAAATATTTAATAGCTGTAGGATGATAATAATCTAATTTCTGTCCTATAAATAAAAAAATGTATAGTATCGAAAAAGTCCAACTTATTAATGACATGGAGGTAGATAAGTCGTATGTAAAAGCATGTACCCATTCATAAAAAATAAATATAAAAGAAAGTAAAACAAAACTCATATGCTTACTTTTATATTGAAGCCCCATCTTAATTACAGCTATTGGTATTATTATATTCACTAAGGGTGTAGCAATCCCAGGTATAAAAGCAATTCCCAAATTAGGTATTAACATAAGAATTATATTGAATGAATACTGAGATGTATTAACTATTATCTTGAAAACTATATACAATAAAAGAATATAGAATAATAATGAAGTATTCAGGGCTTTACTTCCTAAAAGTAAACTTCCAACAATAACTAAATCAATTAAAAAACTTTTATTAGAGAATATTGAACCCTTAATGCTTTCTGATCTATTTTCCATGTTATTTTGCATGCTTTTACTTTTGTAGAGAATGTTATTTGACATTATTATAGACCTCAATAAATTCACGGCAATATTTTGTCATATCAAACATACTCTCTGCTTTTAGTTTAGACTTTTTAGACATAGCTAAGTAAATTTCATTATCCTCTAATATCTTTAATAAACCTTCCAAGTATTCCTCATCGTCTCTACAAATCAGACCACAGGTTGAATCTACCACTTTGTCCATACCATCTAATAAAGGCACAATTACAGGTTTCCCCAATACCATTGCTTCAATTACTGTCATAGGTAAACCTTCTGATTTAGATGTCATAACAAAAACCCTGGAGTTAGAAAGGATAGGATAAGGATTAGACAAATACCCCTTTAAAGTTATATTCTTTTCTAGTTTTTTTTCTTTAATAGCCAACTCACACTTCTCTTTAAGCACACCGTCACCAATGATTACAGTTTTTATCTCCGGTTTTTTTCTAACTAATTTTTCCACTATATTTATAAACCTTAATGGATCTTTGACGTCTACAAGGCGACCAATAAATGCAATATCATAATATTCATCACAAGGGATGCTAGATTTTTCAATTACCTGTTTAGTGTCTACAGTATTCTGTATTACACTCACTTTATTTTTAAAGAAAGATGTAAATATTGTAGAGTCTACTATCGCAGATGTTACAGCAACAATATGGGAAATCCTAAAACATGTCATAAAAAAAAGTACTGAACGAAAATTTAATCTCTTTAACCAACTTGGATTTTGGTGAATATGAGACACAATCGGTATATTGGTACCAGTAAGAACACACTTTACTGAAGCGCCAAAGTCATGTGCATGAATTATATCTGGCTTCCATTGATTTATTACCCCTTTTATGTTAGAGACTGAAGCATTTTCCGTTGGAAGATATGTTACTCCACGTTCTTCCAAAGCAATCTGGATAGGACCATTAGGAGAGGTATATGCACTTTCAAATTGATTACTTAGGTTTGTAATTATACTTGTAGCAATATTCTCGGCCCCTGAGTACTTATTGGAACTTAAAATGTGCAAAATCTTTTTTTTCATAATTCCATCAAATCCGATCTATATATTAGAGTAATGAATATCTTTCAATAAATTGATGGAATTCATCACTCCGTTATACGGCAAATCTTTTCATCAATATTGGCTTTGTTTTTATAAAAATTGTAGTAACTATTTACCATGATATCTTTCCCGAAGTCAGAAATAAATTTTTCATAAGCTGTTTCTGCTAATAGGTTTCTTAAATTCTCATCTTCTATTAATAATTTAATGCCTTCTTTTAGTCCAACGGAATCCTTTGTTTTGATTATTATAGCTTCTTTTTGATTTTCTACAACCGTCTTATTACTCCCAATGTCAGTACATATTATAGTTTTTTTCGCAGCCATTGCCTCTAGTAACGCAATTGATAAGCCTTCCCATAAAGATGGAAGAACCATGATGTCAGCCGCTGACAATAAATTATTTACATCATCTCTATATCCTAAGAAAGTAACCTTATCTTTTATGTTTAATTCATTTGACTTATTTATTAACTCTTTTTCTAATTCACCGGATCCAGCAATATAAAAATGATATTTATTATTAATTTTCTCCTGATCTAATAATGCTATGGCGTCTAATAGATATTCAATTCCCTTTTGCTTTGCTAACCTTCCAATAGTGAATACTGCAATTTCATCTTTACTAATTTTTAATTCTTCACGAATTTGTTTTCTATCCACAGTTGGCTTTACCCTAGTAGGATCTAATCCATTAGGAATTGATATTACTTTGTCTTTCGATGCAATTTTAAGGTTAATCGCCCAGTTTTTATGAAAATCACTGACTGTTATAATATAATCACTACATATAGAACCAATCTTCTCAAGTAATGCAAAAATTATAATTTTCAACTTTGATGATTGTTCATGAAATGCAAATCCGTGGACAGTATGGAATATAAAAGGGATTTTTGCAATTTTAGATGCAATTCTACCTACAATGCCACCTTTCGAAGAATTTGTATGAACTACATCAAATTTTTCTTTTTTCATTAATTTATAAAGGTTTTTAACACTTTTATAATCAGATATAGGATTTATTTCACGTACCATTGGGACATGATGAAATGTAACATAATCAAAGTGCTTCATATAATTACTCTTAACTTCTTCTTTCCCATAAGTCATATGGAGATCGACATTAAAATTTTTATGTAACATTTTAACTAAAGTAATTAAATACTCTGTCCCACCTCCTATTTCATTTCCTCTGCCAACAATAAGCAATTTTTTTTTCACTTCATTCAACCTCTCATAAATTCAAAGTTAGTTTAACTTCTTATTTGTATAAATGCCTTCCTGTTTAATTACCGTAAGTAATGTCTTAAAAAAGACTTTTATATCAAGGACAAATGATAAATTATCAACGTAATATATATCACTTTTTTGCTTTTGTTCTATTGATACTCCATTCCTATAATATGCCTGAGTGTAGCCAGTAATTCCGGGTCTAACAGCAAACTTCCTCTTATAATCTTTACTATATAGATGAGTATTTCCACTAGGACTCGGTCTAGGTCCAATTAAAGCCATATCTCCTTTTAATACATTTAATATTTGCGGTAATTCATCAATACTTAATTTCCTTAATACTCTTCCAACTTTTGTTACTCTTTTATCAAAGCTAGAATTATACGTGCTACCGTCTTCATTTCTTATATCAGAAGCGTCGATAACCATCGACCTAAACTTATACATTTTATATTTTTTAAAATTCTTTCCTAATCTTTCACCACTGTAAAAAATTGGACCACCATCATCCAATTTTATAGCAATTGCTACAAATGTATAACATATTAGAAAAAAAGGAAGTGCTAAAAAACATAGTATAAAATCTATGATTCTCTTAATAAATATCTTATACACCTTAAACATCTTCTCCCTTTTTAAAATTTTTGATTTCATTTAGTGCCTTTCTTAAGGAAAATTGAGCAATATACCCAAGTTCATTTCTAGATTTTGAGCAATCCATTAGAGATGACTCTATTCCTTCTTTTAACTTATCGTTATATAATAAGTTTCCTTCATTATTAAAACATTCATTAATTATTTTTGCTATCTCCAAGTTTGAATATGCTTCACCACTACCTATATTGAAAGCCCCGCTAATTTTAGGATTTAAAATTGCAAGCAAGAAAGCTTTTGCAACATCCTTTATGTAAACAAATTCCCTTTTAGCAAGACTTTCTCCAATAACATTTAGTCTTTTTTTATGAAATGCATTATCTATAAAAGTATTCATCATAAATCCTTTGCGCTCACCTTCACCTAATATTTGAGCAATACGTAAAGATTTTATATTTAGTTCATATTCTTTATGATAAAGATCGGCCATATACTCACATGAAATTTTACTGATTCCATATAGTGTTTTAGGAGAGGGGAGCTGTTCTTCTGTCCAAGGAATACTTTCTACTTTCGAGTACACAGCTATTGATGAAGCAATAACTATATTAGTTATACCTATGTTTATACAGCTTTTCAAAAGATTTTCTGTAATTATCTCATTTTGATGAAAATCAGAAATACATCCCTTAGACCCTCTGACGGCGGCCAAATGAACCACTGCTTGATTTCCATCC
This window encodes:
- a CDS encoding glycosyltransferase; translation: MDLVSVIMSTYNEDVEIVTQSIDSILNQTYTNFEFIIVLDNPENISLRDLLISYKLKDSRIQILLNEENIGLVGSLNYALSHCKGKYIARMDADDISLKERFETQKKYLEENSLDFVFSNVVYIDEDGHQLYESRKNELDYIQVKNALEILNISNHPTWLLKKEIYSTLSGYRDINYCEDYDFSLRALNFGFKIGKINKSTLLYRIRKNSISRSNALNQYLNMRGLSKLYRQGKIENNNDVEKMKLESKKIATNSENTKFNMASYRFNQGLEMNKKGFKIRGVMNLIKSALLSKYYILKFYDLYRYKTRKI
- a CDS encoding O-antigen ligase family protein, whose protein sequence is MSNNILYKSKSMQNNMENRSESIKGSIFSNKSFLIDLVIVGSLLLGSKALNTSLLFYILLLYIVFKIIVNTSQYSFNIILMLIPNLGIAFIPGIATPLVNIIIPIAVIKMGLQYKSKHMSFVLLSFIFIFYEWVHAFTYDLSTSMSLISWTFSILYIFLFIGQKLDYYHPTAIKYFVSGICISTLYGIYVGFLKSSSFSSFSRLSMSDRFSGGAGDANYYSIYILVGLFSMVSLVNKQTKILLKTLMMIVFIFLTFFGFTSLSRMFMIVFCFVMIIYLLSAVLSLEKYSRHRRFLFGLIAIAASSSVFYLNTIINNITLIFSRFTTSSDLSSLTSNRDVILEHYINFLLSHPVQMLFGVGIQKYYLRTGHDTNIYAHNIVMELLVSWGIIGSILFAFYVCVLFNMEKVNNFKKKPSLVVWLPFLCMAIGYMSINGIEVESFYILLIYVIKNVYAKIE
- a CDS encoding glycosyltransferase family 4 protein, translating into MKKKLLIVGRGNEIGGGTEYLITLVKMLHKNFNVDLHMTYGKEEVKSNYMKHFDYVTFHHVPMVREINPISDYKSVKNLYKLMKKEKFDVVHTNSSKGGIVGRIASKIAKIPFIFHTVHGFAFHEQSSKLKIIIFALLEKIGSICSDYIITVSDFHKNWAINLKIASKDKVISIPNGLDPTRVKPTVDRKQIREELKISKDEIAVFTIGRLAKQKGIEYLLDAIALLDQEKINNKYHFYIAGSGELEKELINKSNELNIKDKVTFLGYRDDVNNLLSAADIMVLPSLWEGLSIALLEAMAAKKTIICTDIGSNKTVVENQKEAIIIKTKDSVGLKEGIKLLIEDENLRNLLAETAYEKFISDFGKDIMVNSYYNFYKNKANIDEKICRITE
- a CDS encoding glycosyltransferase; the encoded protein is MKKKILHILSSNKYSGAENIATSIITNLSNQFESAYTSPNGPIQIALEERGVTYLPTENASVSNIKGVINQWKPDIIHAHDFGASVKCVLTGTNIPIVSHIHQNPSWLKRLNFRSVLFFMTCFRISHIVAVTSAIVDSTIFTSFFKNKVSVIQNTVDTKQVIEKSSIPCDEYYDIAFIGRLVDVKDPLRFINIVEKLVRKKPEIKTVIIGDGVLKEKCELAIKEKKLEKNITLKGYLSNPYPILSNSRVFVMTSKSEGLPMTVIEAMVLGKPVIVPLLDGMDKVVDSTCGLICRDDEEYLEGLLKILEDNEIYLAMSKKSKLKAESMFDMTKYCREFIEVYNNVK
- a CDS encoding NAD-dependent epimerase/dehydratase family protein; its protein translation is MKVGITGGTGFLGKEVSTLLEKEGHIPVIIGRSPFNGKTKYEYRSTDYSIESLNKVLDGNQAVVHLAAVRGSKGCISDFHQNEIITENLLKSCINIGITNIVIASSIAVYSKVESIPWTEEQLPSPKTLYGISKISCEYMADLYHKEYELNIKSLRIAQILGEGERKGFMMNTFIDNAFHKKRLNVIGESLAKREFVYIKDVAKAFLLAILNPKISGAFNIGSGEAYSNLEIAKIINECFNNEGNLLYNDKLKEGIESSLMDCSKSRNELGYIAQFSLRKALNEIKNFKKGEDV
- a CDS encoding sugar transferase is translated as MYKIFIKRIIDFILCFLALPFFLICYTFVAIAIKLDDGGPIFYSGERLGKNFKKYKMYKFRSMVIDASDIRNEDGSTYNSSFDKRVTKVGRVLRKLSIDELPQILNVLKGDMALIGPRPSPSGNTHLYSKDYKRKFAVRPGITGYTQAYYRNGVSIEQKQKSDIYYVDNLSFVLDIKVFFKTLLTVIKQEGIYTNKKLN